One Carettochelys insculpta isolate YL-2023 chromosome 1, ASM3395843v1, whole genome shotgun sequence genomic window, cgccgctcatccacccacaggcgctgctccgagacctccagctgccgccggagggtcgctagcagctggggggtccgtcgccgtccgtgggtggtgctgggtccaccgtcagcccctccctggggctggttggtgctccgctgaggggctggcctgcagtgatggccccggtgggctctccaggaccattGACACCTCTCCGGCGCTCTCCGgaccctccgatggtgcagctgcggaacacgggggcgGAGAAGAGTGGacacagccgttagtgtgggccccgaaccGTGGCCCTtgtacccccacccctctgctgctggttccccatccccgtccccgggagatgctgctgctgctgatgggtgtcccaccccctccccccgggggaccctagaggttccgctccccccagcccgggggatggggcatggcactgtcctgctgtggggggcaggggctgatgcactcttctgagggacatgccactgctgtccttggagccatggtcatctgggcatgtggagggccctggtcatgtctgtttcCCCTTGCCCAAACCCCGGggctgtgcaccggggggtacatacctgatggtccactcccacagtcaggggacacccggtgggcagacgccctgctggagctccgggacgggatggcgatctggagcccctcatcgctggaggaggatcccccctcctcctcctccggtgtcccaggggtgggctccttggGGAGGGCCCCTGGgttgcagggcttgcctccagggtggactctgcctccggggcctgctggggctcgtcggccgaggtgtcaagagtggccggcagggaggaggtgtgctgggggcccaggatttccctgagctccctgtaaaaggggcaagtgacgggggcagccccagatcggctggctgcatcccgggcctgggcgtaaccctgctgcagctccttgaccttactcctgacatggtcaggagtgtgggcagggtgaccccgggcggccaggccctcagccagccaagtgaacgcatctgccttccgcctcttgctccccattacctggagcacctcctcctcgccccagagccccagcaggtcctggagctcggccactgcccaggaggggccccgctgcctcttccccaggtggctgccagcctgggagccctggctccccttgggggcgggtgccctgggggtacttggggggctggcgggcagccatcacagtgggggggtggcttggggctgcagggaggcgtgcaggctggccgtgtggctgtgctgccgcttgcatgctctctcagcttcctgcacaggaaggcagggggcggagagctttaaggggctgctgcacacggtgaccatagagctcaggggctggagagagcgtctctcaacccctcagctgatggccgccatggcggaccccgctatttcgactttacgggacgcggattggctacacgagccctacttcgacgttcaacgtcgaagtagggcactattcccatctcctcatgaggatagctaCATCGACGTCTCGCGgtcttatgtcgatgtcaacttcaaaatagcgcttgccacgtgtagatgtggcgggcgctatttcgaagttggcgcggctacttcgaagtagccggcacatgtagacatggctggcatgtgtagacagcCAACTTTCCTGTTTTAGGCTACCATTGTCTGCTGTTTCACATCCTGACTGGCACTGTTTCAAATGCTGCCTCTTACTCTTGTAATAACTTCgtcttcactttaaaaaaaatccacttctTGATAAATCAAAATAGTTCACTAAAACTTTGGCATAAAGTACTCAGACTTGTAAATACTCCTTTTTGTATAGGCAAGTCCTCCGTGCTCAATATTAGTTGTCAAAAGTGAGGGGCAGGATCTATTTATGCATAAAGACAAACCTGAGTAAGAGAATTGAAAGAATCAGGTTTTGCTAGCTACTGCTGGGAGATCATCTATAAAATATTCACCCTGTACATTGCTATATGGTATACTTGTCTTCTGAGATCTGAAATAGTTCCACTAACCTTTCCTGTGACTAGATAATCCTCCCCTTCAAAACACACTGCGCTATCGGCCACCGAAACTGCATCTCTGTCTTCAGCACAGTAATGCTAGTGGATGGGTTAACCAAGCCTGTGATGTAACTCAGTACTGCATTGTTTCCTCTGTGTATGCCTGTGCGTCTGCATTGCCTGTTCAGCATTCAGCCGGAGAAGGGGGTACAGCCTGCTTCCTTCCACCTGAGCCAGTTCATCAATGTCAGCTCTGGAAACCCAGTTCCGCTTTCTTCTTTCCTGAATGATAAAATAACAGAATTTCACACCCTGAAAGGCATTAAATAAACTATTGACCAGACCTGCAAGATGCTGCAGGTTCTCAACTC contains:
- the LOC142007398 gene encoding uncharacterized protein LOC142007398 codes for the protein MGSKRRKADAFTWLAEGLAARGHPAHTPDHVRSKVKELQQGYAQARDAASRSGAAPVTCPFYRELREILGPQHTSSLPATLDTSADEPQQAPEAESTLEASPATQGPSPRSPPLGHRRRRRGDPPPAMRGSRSPSRPGAPAGRLPTGCPLTVGVDHQLHHRRVRRAPERCQWSWRAHRGHHCRPAPQRSTNQPQGGADGGPSTTHGRRRTPQLLATLRRQLEVSEQRLWVDERRLQLREQALAWRQEAWGAFMCTFERIVDYLDPPCRASCLSAHPACSTRRSTRCSPRRPPPRGLLLRGTWGLLTPASHICWFARPPASLGQG